A single Argentina anserina chromosome 7, drPotAnse1.1, whole genome shotgun sequence DNA region contains:
- the LOC126802104 gene encoding uncharacterized protein LOC126802104 isoform X1 codes for MDDRGGSFVAVRRISQGLDGRGNPCHSSSAEVVAGSAAWLGRGLSCVCAQRRESDARPSFDLTPAQEECLLKLQSRIDVSYDSSVPEHQEALRALWSAAFPEEELRGLISEQWKEMGWQGKDPSTDFRGGGFISLENLLFFARNFPKSFQDLLRKLEGERSVWEYPFAVAGVNITFMLIQMLDLEAVKPRTLVGAIFLKFLAENESAFDLIYCITFKLMDHQWLSMRASYMDFNTVMKSTRRQLEKELLSEDVARLEDLPSYGLLSR; via the exons ATGGACGATAGAGGAGGCTCGTTCGTGGCGGTGAGGAGGATTTCGCAAGGTCTCGATGGCCGTGGCAATCCCTGCCATTCAAGTTCTG CGGAGGTTGTGGCAGGATCAGCAGCTTGGCTTGGCCGGGGACTTTCTTGCGTGTGTGCACAGAGAAGAGAGAGTGATGCTCGTCCTTCCTTTGATCTAACCCCTGCCCAG GAGGAATGCTTGTTGAAACTACAAAGCCGGATAGATGTTTCCTATGACAGTTCAGTCCCTGAGCAccag GAAGCTTTGAGGGCCTTGTGGAGTGCTGCATTTCCAGAGGAAGAACTTCGTGGTTTGATATCTGAGCAATGGAAGGAAATGGGATGGCAAGGAAAAGATCCATCAACAGATTTCAG GGGTGGTGGTTTTATATCATTGGAGAATTTGTTGTTCTTTGCTAGGAATTTCCCG AAATCTTTCCAGGATCTTCTTCGAAAGCTAGAAGGTGAAAGGTCAGTGTGGGAATACCCATTTGCCGTTGCTGGTGTTAACATTACATTCATGCTTATTCAGATGCTCGATCTTGAAGCAG TTAAACCGCGAACACTGGTGGGAGCAATATTCTTGAAGTTTCTTGCAG AAAATGAATCAGCATTTGACCTTATATATTGCATCACGTTCAAGCTAATGGACCATCAATGGCTTTCTATGCGTGCTTCTTATATGGATTTCAAT ACGGTGATGAAATCCACACGACGGCAGTTGGAAAAAGAGCTTCTCTCTGAAGATGTAGCACGGCTGGAAGACTTGCCCTCATACGGCCTACTTTCACGATAG
- the LOC126802104 gene encoding uncharacterized protein LOC126802104 isoform X2 has translation MFSDIINCWAEVVAGSAAWLGRGLSCVCAQRRESDARPSFDLTPAQEECLLKLQSRIDVSYDSSVPEHQEALRALWSAAFPEEELRGLISEQWKEMGWQGKDPSTDFRGGGFISLENLLFFARNFPKSFQDLLRKLEGERSVWEYPFAVAGVNITFMLIQMLDLEAVKPRTLVGAIFLKFLAENESAFDLIYCITFKLMDHQWLSMRASYMDFNTVMKSTRRQLEKELLSEDVARLEDLPSYGLLSR, from the exons ATGTTCTCTGATATTATCAATTGCTGGG CGGAGGTTGTGGCAGGATCAGCAGCTTGGCTTGGCCGGGGACTTTCTTGCGTGTGTGCACAGAGAAGAGAGAGTGATGCTCGTCCTTCCTTTGATCTAACCCCTGCCCAG GAGGAATGCTTGTTGAAACTACAAAGCCGGATAGATGTTTCCTATGACAGTTCAGTCCCTGAGCAccag GAAGCTTTGAGGGCCTTGTGGAGTGCTGCATTTCCAGAGGAAGAACTTCGTGGTTTGATATCTGAGCAATGGAAGGAAATGGGATGGCAAGGAAAAGATCCATCAACAGATTTCAG GGGTGGTGGTTTTATATCATTGGAGAATTTGTTGTTCTTTGCTAGGAATTTCCCG AAATCTTTCCAGGATCTTCTTCGAAAGCTAGAAGGTGAAAGGTCAGTGTGGGAATACCCATTTGCCGTTGCTGGTGTTAACATTACATTCATGCTTATTCAGATGCTCGATCTTGAAGCAG TTAAACCGCGAACACTGGTGGGAGCAATATTCTTGAAGTTTCTTGCAG AAAATGAATCAGCATTTGACCTTATATATTGCATCACGTTCAAGCTAATGGACCATCAATGGCTTTCTATGCGTGCTTCTTATATGGATTTCAAT ACGGTGATGAAATCCACACGACGGCAGTTGGAAAAAGAGCTTCTCTCTGAAGATGTAGCACGGCTGGAAGACTTGCCCTCATACGGCCTACTTTCACGATAG
- the LOC126801651 gene encoding nucleoside diphosphate kinase 1 produces MEQTFIMIKPDGVQRGLVGEIISRFEKKGFYLKGLKLITVDRSFAEKHYADLSAKPFFSGLVDYIISGPVVAMIWEGKNVVLTGRKIIGATNPAESAPGTIRGDFAIDIGRNIIHGSDAVESARKEIALWFSEGPTHWQSSVSPWIYE; encoded by the exons ATGGAGCAAACTTTCATCATGATCAAGCCTGATGGCGTTCAGAGGGGCCTG GTTGGTGAGATTATCAGCAGGTTTGAGAAGAAGGGTTTCTATTTGAAAG GCTTGAAGTTGATCACGGTGGACCGGTCTTTTGCTGAGAAGCACTATGCAGACTTGTCTGCAAAGCCCTTTTTCAGTGGTTTGGTTGATTATATTATTTCCGGACCTGTTGTTGCTATGATCTGGGAGGGTAAGAATGTTGTCTTAACTGGCCGAAAGATCATTGGAGCCACAAACCCTGCTGAGTCTGCCCCTGGAACTATCCGTGGTGATTTTGCTATTGATATTGGCAG GAACATCATTCATGGAAGTGATGCAGTTGAGAGTGCAAGGAAAGAGATTGCACTGTGGTTCTCCGAAGGCCCTACTCACTGGCAGAGCAGTGTTAGCCCCTGGATCTATGAGTAG